The proteins below are encoded in one region of Citrobacter enshiensis:
- the alkA gene encoding DNA-3-methyladenine glycosylase 2: MYTLSWQPPYDWSWMLGFLAARAVEGVETVDASSYVRSLAIGEHRGLLTAVPDPQTHSLQITLSPGLQPVAAECLAKIERLFDLRCDPLRVSDALGDLGAARPGLRLPGAVDAFEQGVRAILGQLVSVAMAAKLTAKVARRYGETLEDAAGYVCFPGPETLAAADPVELKALGMPLKRGEALIHLAQAMLNGALTVTPPPDIELGVKDLQTFPGIGRWTASYFALRGWQAKDIFLPDDYLIKQRFPGMTPAQIRRYAERWKPWRSYALLHIWYTEGWQPSVDGEIAGAK, translated from the coding sequence ATGTATACCCTGAGCTGGCAACCGCCGTATGACTGGTCCTGGATGTTGGGTTTTCTCGCCGCGCGTGCGGTTGAGGGTGTGGAGACCGTGGACGCGTCGTCCTACGTGCGAAGTCTGGCTATCGGGGAGCATCGGGGGCTGCTGACCGCGGTGCCAGACCCTCAGACGCATTCGTTGCAAATTACCCTGAGTCCCGGTTTACAGCCCGTCGCCGCTGAATGTCTGGCGAAAATTGAGCGCCTCTTCGATCTTCGCTGTGATCCGTTGCGGGTGAGCGATGCGCTTGGCGATCTGGGGGCTGCGCGCCCAGGGTTACGACTGCCGGGCGCTGTTGATGCGTTTGAACAGGGCGTGCGGGCGATTCTGGGGCAACTGGTCAGTGTGGCGATGGCCGCTAAACTGACCGCGAAGGTGGCCCGCCGCTATGGCGAGACGCTGGAAGATGCCGCGGGCTATGTCTGTTTTCCCGGCCCTGAAACGTTGGCCGCTGCGGACCCGGTCGAGCTTAAAGCGCTGGGGATGCCGCTCAAACGTGGCGAGGCGCTGATCCATCTGGCTCAGGCTATGCTTAATGGCGCACTAACGGTCACGCCGCCCCCTGACATTGAGCTCGGCGTTAAAGATCTGCAAACGTTTCCCGGTATTGGTCGCTGGACCGCCAGCTACTTTGCGCTGCGCGGCTGGCAGGCAAAGGACATTTTTTTGCCAGACGATTATCTGATTAAACAGCGCTTTCCCGGCATGACGCCCGCTCAGATTCGGCGCTATGCCGAACGCTGGAAACCCTGGCGCTCCTACGCGTTGTTGCATATCTGGTATACGGAAGGCTGGCAGCCGTCAGTTGATGGCGAAATAGCTGGTGCTAAGTAG
- the yegD gene encoding molecular chaperone translates to MFIGFDYGTANCSVAVMQDGQPRLLRMENNSTLLPSMLCAPTREAVSEWLYRHHDVPATDAETQALLRRAMRYNREEDIDVNAGSVQFGLASLAQYIDDPEEVYFVKSPKSFLGASGLKPQQVALFEDLVCAMMLHIRLQAQSQLPESINQAVIGRPINFQGLGGDDANAQAQGILERAAKRAGFQEVVFQYEPVAAGLDYEATLTEEKRVLVVDIGGGTTDCSLLLMGPQWHQRADRETSLLGHSGCRVGGNDLDIALAFKNLMPLLGMGGETEKGIALPILPWWNAVAINDVPAQSDFYSTANGRLLNDLVRDAREADKVALLLKVWRQRLSYRLVRSAEESKIALSEQTTVTTSLPFISDELAAAISQQGLEAALNQPLARILEQVQLALDNAQEKPDVIYLTGGSARSPLLRKALAEQLPGIPIAGGDDFGSVTAGLARWADVVFR, encoded by the coding sequence GTGTTTATTGGTTTTGATTACGGTACGGCGAACTGTTCAGTGGCCGTTATGCAAGACGGGCAACCGCGCCTGCTCAGGATGGAAAATAACAGCACGCTGTTGCCCTCGATGCTTTGTGCTCCCACGCGCGAAGCGGTGAGTGAATGGTTGTACCGCCATCACGATGTTCCGGCAACGGATGCAGAAACGCAGGCACTGTTGCGTCGCGCGATGCGCTACAACCGTGAAGAAGACATTGATGTCAATGCGGGCAGCGTACAGTTTGGACTCGCCTCTCTGGCCCAGTACATTGACGATCCCGAAGAGGTTTACTTCGTTAAATCGCCCAAATCTTTCTTAGGCGCCAGCGGGCTTAAGCCGCAGCAGGTTGCGCTGTTCGAGGATTTGGTTTGCGCCATGATGCTGCACATCCGTCTTCAGGCTCAGAGTCAGTTACCAGAATCGATAAACCAGGCGGTCATTGGTCGCCCGATCAACTTTCAGGGATTAGGCGGAGACGACGCCAATGCCCAGGCGCAAGGGATTCTGGAACGTGCGGCAAAACGCGCGGGGTTTCAGGAAGTGGTGTTTCAGTACGAACCCGTTGCAGCAGGGCTGGATTATGAGGCCACGCTGACCGAAGAAAAACGGGTTCTGGTTGTCGACATCGGCGGCGGGACCACGGACTGCTCCTTACTGTTGATGGGACCCCAGTGGCATCAACGCGCCGATCGTGAAACCAGCCTGCTCGGACACAGCGGATGTCGCGTCGGCGGTAACGATCTTGATATCGCACTGGCGTTTAAAAACCTAATGCCGCTGCTCGGCATGGGTGGCGAAACAGAAAAAGGCATCGCGCTGCCGATTCTGCCATGGTGGAATGCCGTCGCCATAAATGATGTCCCGGCGCAAAGTGATTTTTACAGCACCGCCAACGGTCGCTTGCTTAACGATCTGGTTCGTGACGCGCGTGAGGCAGACAAAGTGGCGCTGTTGCTCAAAGTCTGGCGTCAGCGTCTGAGCTATCGCCTGGTGCGCAGTGCGGAAGAGAGCAAAATTGCCCTTTCCGAACAGACGACTGTCACCACGTCGTTGCCTTTCATCAGTGACGAACTCGCGGCGGCAATCAGCCAGCAAGGGCTGGAAGCGGCGCTGAATCAACCACTGGCAAGGATTCTGGAACAGGTTCAACTGGCGCTGGATAACGCGCAGGAAAAACCGGATGTGATTTACCTGACCGGCGGCAGCGCGCGTTCGCCGCTGCTCAGGAAAGCGCTGGCCGAACAGCTACCGGGAATACCGATTGCCGGGGGCGATGATTTTGGTTCGGTAACCGCCGGTCTGGCGCGCTGGGCGGACGTGGTTTTTCGCTAA
- a CDS encoding diguanylate cyclase — translation MSKQFQHVLVTLPHPLLRLVSLSLVAFIFTLFSLELSRFGTQLAPLWFPTSIMMVAFYRHAGRMWPGIALFCSLGSLGAALLLFPDTSLNFTYTAINIFEAVIGALLLRKLLPWYNPLQNLSDWIRLAIGSAVVPPLVGGLLVWLLVPEGTPLKAFLIWVLSESIGALALVPLGLLFKPHYLLRHRDPRLLLETLLTLTVTLVLSWLSMQYLPWPFTSVIVLLMWSAVRLPRVEAFLIFLATVMMVSLMMAVDPSLLSTPKTHIMANVPWLPFLMILLPANVMTMVMYAFRTERKHISESEARFRNAMEYSAIGMALVGTEGQWLQANKALCQFLGYSQDELRALTFQQLTWPEDLNNDLEQLNMLVRGDINSYSMEKRYYTRAGEVVWALLTVSLVRHNDTTPLYFIAQIEDINDLKQTEWVNKRLMERITLANEAGGIGIWEWELQPDVFSWDKRMFDLYELPPHIKPSWQVWYDCVLPEDRDHAERVIRDALTARRPFKLEFRIAVKGGVRHIRSLANRVLNKDGEVERLLGINMDMTEVKQLNEALYQEKERLHITLDSIGEAVVCIDVDMNVTFMNPVAEKMSGWQQKDAMGVPLLTVLRITFGDNGPLMENIYSADMSRSAIEQDVVLHCRTGGNYDIHYSITPLSTLDGGNIGSVLVIQDVTESRKMLRQLSYSASHDALTHLANRVSFENHLKRLLQTVHDAHQRHALVFIDLDRFKAVNDSAGHAAGDALLREISALMLSMLRSSDMLARLGGDEFGLLLPDCNIESARFIATRMINAINDYHFMWEGRLHRIGASAGITRIDERNYLTTDVMSQADIACYASKNNGRGRVTVYEPQQEEAHKERGTMSLDEQWHMIKDHHLLMMARGVASPRIPETCSFWLISLRLWTSEGDVMEEQSFRAGLVDPALNHALDRRVLHEFFHHAAPSVASKGLSVALPLSAAGLSSATLIDELLTHLEHSPLPARLLHLVVPADVMITHPTETASAIQKLRQVGCRMIFSQVGRDLELFSHLTPHMADYLLLESELATSLHGNLMDEMLVSIIQGNAQRLGIKTLVGPVQTPVIMDALSGIGIDLIYGDIIADAQPLDLLLSTSYFAIN, via the coding sequence CAGTCTCGGCGCGGCTTTACTGCTTTTCCCTGACACCTCACTGAACTTTACCTACACCGCAATTAACATTTTCGAAGCCGTCATCGGCGCACTATTGCTGCGTAAACTCCTGCCCTGGTATAACCCGTTGCAAAATCTTAGCGACTGGATCCGGCTGGCGATAGGCAGCGCGGTGGTTCCGCCTCTGGTGGGTGGACTCCTTGTCTGGTTGCTGGTGCCGGAAGGCACGCCGCTGAAAGCATTTCTTATTTGGGTTCTTTCTGAATCAATCGGTGCGCTGGCGCTGGTTCCCCTGGGTTTGCTGTTTAAACCGCATTATCTGCTGCGCCACCGTGACCCGCGTTTATTGCTTGAGACCTTGCTGACGCTGACCGTCACGCTGGTGTTGAGTTGGCTCTCAATGCAATATCTGCCGTGGCCGTTTACCAGCGTCATCGTGTTGCTGATGTGGAGCGCGGTACGTCTGCCACGTGTGGAAGCATTTTTAATCTTCCTCGCGACCGTGATGATGGTGTCATTAATGATGGCCGTCGATCCCTCTCTGCTCTCAACGCCCAAAACCCACATCATGGCGAACGTCCCCTGGCTGCCGTTTTTAATGATTCTGCTGCCCGCCAACGTGATGACCATGGTGATGTATGCGTTTCGGACTGAGCGTAAACACATTTCCGAAAGCGAGGCGCGCTTTCGCAACGCCATGGAATACTCCGCCATCGGCATGGCGCTGGTCGGTACCGAAGGCCAGTGGCTGCAAGCGAACAAAGCGTTGTGCCAGTTTCTTGGCTATAGCCAGGATGAGCTACGCGCGCTCACGTTCCAGCAACTGACCTGGCCGGAAGATCTCAATAACGATCTTGAACAGCTCAATATGCTGGTTCGCGGCGATATCAACAGTTACTCGATGGAAAAGCGTTACTACACCCGGGCCGGAGAAGTGGTGTGGGCGCTGCTGACCGTCTCGCTGGTGCGCCATAACGATACCACCCCGCTCTACTTTATTGCGCAGATTGAAGATATCAACGACCTGAAGCAGACCGAATGGGTGAATAAACGCCTGATGGAGCGGATAACACTGGCGAATGAAGCGGGCGGCATTGGCATCTGGGAGTGGGAGTTGCAGCCCGACGTGTTCAGTTGGGATAAGCGCATGTTCGATCTCTACGAGCTCCCGCCACATATCAAACCCTCCTGGCAAGTCTGGTATGACTGCGTATTGCCAGAAGATCGCGATCACGCAGAAAGAGTGATCCGGGACGCGCTCACCGCCCGCCGTCCCTTCAAACTGGAGTTTCGTATTGCGGTAAAAGGTGGTGTCCGCCATATCCGTTCGCTGGCAAACCGGGTATTAAATAAAGACGGCGAAGTGGAACGCTTACTCGGCATCAATATGGACATGACCGAAGTGAAGCAGTTGAACGAAGCGCTATACCAGGAAAAAGAGCGCCTGCACATTACGCTGGACTCCATCGGGGAAGCCGTTGTCTGTATTGACGTCGACATGAACGTCACCTTTATGAACCCGGTGGCGGAAAAGATGAGTGGCTGGCAGCAAAAAGACGCAATGGGGGTGCCGCTACTGACTGTGCTGCGCATCACCTTTGGCGACAACGGTCCGTTAATGGAAAACATCTATAGCGCGGACATGTCCCGCTCCGCGATTGAGCAGGATGTGGTGCTGCATTGCCGTACCGGCGGCAACTACGATATCCATTACAGCATTACCCCGCTCAGTACGCTGGACGGCGGCAATATTGGGTCGGTATTGGTTATCCAGGACGTCACTGAATCGCGTAAAATGCTGCGCCAGCTCAGTTACAGCGCATCCCATGATGCCCTGACCCATCTGGCTAACCGGGTCAGCTTCGAAAACCACCTGAAGCGTTTGCTGCAAACGGTTCACGACGCCCACCAACGCCACGCCCTGGTCTTTATTGACCTTGACCGTTTCAAAGCCGTAAACGACAGTGCGGGCCATGCCGCCGGTGACGCGCTGTTGCGCGAGATCTCGGCGCTCATGCTCAGTATGCTCCGTTCCAGCGACATGCTGGCGCGGCTGGGCGGGGATGAGTTTGGGCTGTTACTGCCAGACTGTAATATCGAAAGCGCCCGTTTCATCGCAACGCGAATGATTAACGCCATCAACGATTATCACTTTATGTGGGAAGGACGCCTGCACCGGATTGGCGCCAGCGCCGGGATAACGCGGATTGACGAACGCAATTATCTGACAACGGACGTCATGTCACAGGCTGACATCGCCTGTTACGCCTCCAAAAACAATGGCCGCGGTCGCGTCACTGTGTATGAACCTCAGCAAGAAGAGGCTCACAAAGAACGGGGAACGATGTCGCTGGATGAGCAGTGGCATATGATTAAAGACCATCATTTGCTGATGATGGCGCGGGGGGTGGCATCGCCACGGATCCCTGAAACATGCAGTTTCTGGTTGATTTCATTACGCCTGTGGACCAGTGAAGGCGACGTCATGGAAGAGCAGTCCTTCCGCGCGGGACTGGTCGACCCGGCGCTCAATCATGCGCTCGACCGCCGCGTACTGCATGAGTTTTTCCATCACGCAGCCCCGTCGGTTGCCAGCAAGGGGCTGAGCGTCGCCCTCCCCCTCTCCGCCGCCGGGTTAAGCAGCGCGACCCTGATTGATGAGTTGCTGACACACCTTGAACACAGCCCGCTTCCGGCGCGTCTGCTGCACCTGGTTGTGCCAGCCGATGTCATGATCACACATCCAACGGAGACCGCTTCTGCGATTCAAAAATTGCGCCAGGTGGGATGCCGGATGATTTTCAGCCAGGTCGGTCGCGATCTGGAACTCTTCAGCCATCTGACCCCGCACATGGCTGACTATCTGCTGCTTGAAAGCGAACTCGCAACCAGCCTGCACGGTAATTTGATGGACGAAATGCTGGTTTCAATCATCCAGGGGAATGCACAGCGACTGGGGATCAAAACGCTTGTCGGTCCGGTGCAGACGCCGGTTATCATGGATGCGCTTTCCGGCATCGGGATTGACCTGATTTATGGCGATATCATCGCCGACGCTCAGCCGTTGGATCTGCTACTTAGCACCAGCTATTTCGCCATCAACTGA